Within Sorangiineae bacterium MSr11367, the genomic segment CGCGGTTCATCAGCGTGTGACGGCTCTCGCGGTCCAGACCGCGAAAGGCCTCGTCCAAGATGACGAGTTTTGGTACGCGCATCATGGCGCGCCCGAGGCGTACGCGCTGCCCCTCCCCACCAGCCACGAGTGCACCGCCCTCACCAAGCGAGGTTTGGAGTCCCTCTGGGAGGCGCTCCAGTAGACCAAGCAAATCGGCATCTTCGAGGACGGTACCAAACCCACGGCGACCGTGCTCCGTCGCACCGTATTCGAGGTTCGCGAGAAGCGTGCGATTCCACACGTGCACTGAGGGATCGACCCACGCAAGTTCGTTCCGAACGCGCGTTTGGTGGGTTCCACGCAATGGCAAGCCATCCACGACCACTGAGCCCGACGCGGGCCGATGCCATCCGAGGAGGAGTCCGACGAGGCTCGATTTTCCGGAGCCCGAAGGCCCGATGATGGCAACGTGAGCGCCTCTGGGAATCACGACGTCGACGTTTCGCAAGATCGTGTGGCCCCCGGCATGTACGGATACATCGCAAATGGCGACGTGGGGCTCCGGCCCGTCGCTGGGCACTTGGCGCCGAATAGAGCTGGCTTCGTCGCGGTCCTCCAGTGCCTCAAGCGGTTCCACCAACCTAAGTAGGCGACTACGCATCGATGGATAGAGGAGCACCGTGCGAGCCAAGTCCTGCCCGAGCGCCGGAATGGTCAGCGTCCAATACAGGACGAGGAGTACGGCAGCAGGTTCCGGTGTGTGCGCCAGATACGCGAACACGAGAAGGACCGCGAGGCTCGACCCGATGGCTAGCTGGAGAGCGTCGACCGTGGTCGAAGCCCGAATCCGGTCGATGGCGGCGCGCGCCCATTCGGACGTCACGCGAGCATGCTGCTGGCGAACGGAGCGTTCCGCAGCATGCGCTCGGACCGCCGATAGTCCGAGTAGTCCGTCGAGATAGAACCGCGCCAGGGCGCCATCGAATGACCGAGCGCGGAGATCGCGCTCAGCAATACGTCGGTAAGCAAGCCACGGAAGGGAGGTCGAGACGCTGATTGCCAATAGGACGAGCAGCCAATTCCGGGAATCGATCCACACCAGTCCGGCTCCGATGACGAGGAGATCCATCACGGCGCGCAGGACGCGCCCGCCGAGCAGCGGAAGCTCCTGTACCGGATGGATGGTATGGCATCGATGCGCCATGTCCGACGCGGGCCGACTTTGGAAGTAGCGGTCGTGCAGTCGCGGAATCTTACTTAGAAAGGCCACTCGCAAACGCGCTTCGAGGCGACGGCCGATACGCGATACACCGCCGGCGAACGCGACGTCGAACAGCAACAGTATGCCGAACAGCGCTGCCAGAGCTCCGATTCCGGCCAGTCGCTGCTCGATGATTCCAAGATGTCGCCCGACATCGATCATCGAGCGAAGAAGCAGTGCCTCGATTGCCCCACCAATCGCAGAAGCAACGATGCACGCCAGGACGACAGCAGGTGCAAGTACACCATCCTGCCGCAACATTCCTCCAATGTGACGCAGCGGCCGCTGCTCGGGAGTCGCGCGGAGCGCCGCCTCGAGTGCGTCTTGCAGCACGGGAGGTCGAGAACTCGCCCGTACACCGAACGCACGCACAAGGACGGCTCCAGCTAGCATCACTTGCTCCACACCATTTGGCGCGGTTCCGGTAGGCGCCGCCGACCAGTACTGAGCAGGAATCAGCAGTCGCTCATCGTCGAGCTGCGTGATATCGCGAACGTCTGGCACTGTCTCTTCGAACAAATGCGTGAGAAGCGCACTTGCGGCCGCGCCCCGTCCGATAACCCCTTCTGCGACGAGATTTCGCGTCATCCGCAGCGCCGCATCCAGCACGGCATAGGAGCGCCACGTCGAGTCGGCTCGTGCGACGGCGAGAAGGCGCGCTCCCTCGGTGGGCGCTCCAAGCCGGGCGAATTCGCCATTGAATGCTGCTTGCGGTTCCTCGGATTCGACCCACCGGCGCCATGTCTCGGCCGGAATGGGTATTCGATGAACGAACGTCAGTGTGCGCAACGTAGCTTCGCTCACCCAAACGCGTCCACGTCCGGGATCCATGATCTGAATCCGAGTACCGACGCGTCGCCAAGCGACCACGAAATGCAACGCGCCGACGGGATCCCTCGTGACGAGGATCGCAGGAAAGACGTCTATCTCACGAACGAAGAGATAGTCGACTGGCACCATAACCTGCGCAGCTTCGAGTCCGAGCCGTACCGCCAGGTCTTCGAGCGATTCGATCGCCGTGCCATCGACGTCGGTCTGACACACCTCGCGAAGCCGCCCATAGCTCGCGGATATGCCAAATCCTCCAAGCAACGACGTCAGCGCTGCCGGCCCACAATCCATCGCCGAGGTCTGAATGATTTCGGGTGCCAAGAAGCGGCGTTTCATTGTCGCGTTATGGGCTCTCGGCGATCATCGACGGGACGCGAAGGCGCTTCGGTCTTCCGATGATGAAGCAGGGTTCCAACGGCGCGAAGGACGAGTCTCGCCGGTGTACTTCGCTCGACCTCGACCTCTACGCTGCCCGTCAACCCGTGTTGGAGCGGGATACGTTCATTCGGAGTCACGATGGTCAGCTCCACGCGCACTTGGCCATCGCGGACTTCGCGTGCGACCTCGGCCACGGATGTCCGTGTCTCCCCGAACTCCGTCCACGGAAACCCATCGAATCGAACGCGTGCCATTTGTCCGGTACGAATGCGTCCGAACGCGGCCTCCGGTACGAAAGCGGCAATCATTCGCAGATCGCCGCGCCCGACGATGGTTCCCAGATGGTCGCCTTCGTCTACGAAAGCGCCGGGACGCACGTTGCTGACCTCTCCAATTCGCCCGCTTGCTGGCGCTCGAATGCGCCGACGCTCGATTTCGTGCTCGAGCGACGCGATCTGCGCGCGAACCTGGGCCAACTCGGTTTCGATTCGAACGATATCGCGCTGCAGCCCCACAACCCGAATTTGGCGATCGGACTTTCCCGTGATCCATTCACGTTCCAGCTTTTCCTGCTGGGCGTGGAGCGCGGCTTCGGCCGCAGCTTTTCGTTCGGCATCGGCCTTGGAACGGAGAACGTCGATTTCTGGGACCGCCCCGCCGTCTGCGAGGCGATCGATTCGCTTGAGTTCCTCACGCGCGAGGAGCGTTGCGACCTCGGCTTCCTTGGTGCGACTCGCGCTCTCTCCAAGGATTGATTCTCCTTGGTCTCGGAAGGTGGCCTGAGCTCGCTTCTCTGCCTCCAACTCCGCCTTGGTCGCAGCGAGTTGCGGTCCCATGCTCGCTGCCTTCGCTTTCGCCTCGCCGAGCGCGAGTCGCTGTGGTTCGGCGTCGAGTTCGACGAGCAGCGTACCCTCGTCGACTTCGTCGTCGAGTGCGAAATGGACTTTTGCGACCCGGCCCGGAATCGGCGCATCGAAGGGATGGGTCGCACGCATAACCTCCACGCGAGCGGACGCGCTGGTCTCGTAAACGGTGAGCTCCGCGCAAGAGAACCATGTCGCCCAACCAGCGACCAGCAGGAAGGCTACGAGAACCGCCCACGATAGGCGCCACCCCGAATCGGCATCGAGCGAGTGAGACGTGCGGGAAAATGTGTCGGGCATAGGCGCTGCTCGGCCGCTAGAATAGCCCATTTCCGTTCCGCTGGCGCGCTCCTGGGGCGATGCCTGACGCGGGTGTACTCGCCGTACGAGCCGCTATCGACGAATACGCCCGAACCAGAAACTCGTAGAGGACCAACTCGTGCTTTCGCTGGTACTCGCGGATCACGCGATTAACGTGCATGTGCACGAAGCTTCCGACGAGCGCGTCCCAGGAGGTTAAGAGCTCGCCCCGGTCGCGCAGCCCACGCAGTTCGGCGAACGATCCGGCCAGGGCGACTGAGCGCGCACGAAAAACGGAGAGCATCGGATCTAGTGCTTCATCGGAGTCGATGGTGCCGCGCAGCAGTTGCTCGATTCGTGGCCGCACCGCTCGGTAGCGCGCTCCGAGTGAGCGGCGTGCCATCACATCCAATCTGTATTCCAATGCGAACGCGTCGCGGCACCGTGTCACGAAGTCTACTCGCGCGCCGTCATCGAAGCCTGCGTCCGTGACGAGAGTATGCATTCCGTAGAACGCGGCTAGCCAACGAGTTTCGGCGCCCGCGTCCCCAGTGGTTCTTTCGATGATGGCCAATGCAGCATCACTATCGGTTGCGAACACCTGCTCACTGATGGACATCGCCCTGGGACCGCCGTAACGCTCGACTTCGGGCTCATAGGTATCAAGCTGGAAGCGTGCGATGCGGCCAGAGTCAAGAAACGGCGCAATTCGTTCGCGTAGGCGAGGTAAAACGTCTCGAAGGAGACCGTCCGGTGCCCCGCGAAAGCGGATACGAAGGTGCGGTTCGGGGTCAGTGTAACGAATGAAGAACCATCGATCGATGCACTTGTCGTCCTTGAGCTCTCTCACCAGCGGAGCGATGGCAGTGCGAAGGATTCGGTCGGATGTTGCAGGTCCGGTGTAAATCTTGGCGTACAACCATTCGCTCGCTGGGGTGAACGCACGCGATCGCTCTGACAGGTATGGAAGAGGGCGAGATCGCGCCGGAGGGGCGGCAGCTCGTGCGAACGGCACGACGAGTTCGTGCGTATGAGCGCCGGCCTCGCTGGTCATGCACATCCTGTCCGGTTCCGGAAAGAGTTCCTGTAAGCGGAGGTGCTCTCGTCGCCGAGCCAGAGCCGATAGCTGGATACCGGCCGAGGAACTCTCCAGATCGATCGGCAGGATATTGTCGCCTTCGGCGACACACACCCATCGAGGTAGACCGCGTCCAGAGCGAACCGCTGGATCGTGCCCGATGAGCCCTACGTCCTTTGCGGGAATCGTCCACTGAGCCAACGAGAGCACGATGTTGCGGTGCTTGACCCTCGGCAAAAAGGGAGCGTCTTGCAGAAGGTTGCCCCAACTCCAGCGTAACGGGCACGCACGACCTTCCTGTTGGAGAGCACCCAAGAACCGGTAAATCGAAAGAGTGGACCTCCAGTACGCGTGGGCGTTGGAGAGTCTAGGGATGACTTCTCGATCCAGCTTCCCCGAGCGTAGACGGACTTCACGGCCTCGGATGGACACCCGCAGATCATCGAGGGCGATCTGTCGGTCCGATGGTACACCCGAACTACCCAGATAAGGAATCTCGTGCACACGCAGAACGGGGCGGCAGATGACGTTTCCAAGTCTGCCGGCAGGAAGGTGAACGATCTCGGCAAATATGCTGTCTGGGAGGCACGCCTCCTCCGCCCGCAAATTGCTATCGACCAGTGATCGGATTGCCGGATCGCCATGGCAAAATCGAGCAAGCAGAGCGACCCCCGAAGGTCCCGAGACGTTGTGGACGAGAAGATCGAAATCGCCCCGATCGAGAGCATCATTCGAGCGGGAGGCAAGCGTCACCATTGCGGCGATCGCGTCCGGAAGCGGAGCAGGATCAGCAACGGTGAGCGCCTCGAGGTCGTTTTCGTCGAGCGCCCATTCCGATTGCGCCGACTCGCGAAGAGCAAGCAAGCGTTGAAGCTTGTACCGGTCTTGTGCGGAGACCGACGTCTCGTCGGGCACCGACGGAAATTCGATACCGGCGAGAAGTGGGGACGGGTCGACGGCGGTAGCGTTGCTGGCGTCGAACCCGAGCCCACGCTCTTCGTCGAGTGCCTCGACGAGGGGAATCTCTCGGTCCCCGTATCGTTCCGCGAATTTCTCACGAAAGCGTGCCATCGCCGCCGTACCACGGACAGGCGTGATGCGGTGGAGCAGGGCGACCGCCTCGCGTATGCTCCGAATGATCCCTTCTCCAATCCGCAACTGTCGACTCGGTCGAAAAAGGTCCACCTGAAAGACACGCGCGGGATCGACAGGGATCGGGAGTCGTTCGAGCGCGCTCAGGATGGCGTGGTAGGATTCTCGTCCAATCCCGAGTCCTTTCGAGTCGAGCTCGTGCAATCCGCGTTGAACTCCCGTTAGGCACGCGACGACGGAGCGCGTGTTCTCGCTCGTGCCGAGGGTCTGCGTAAATCTGGAGATCGGATCGTCACAGGTGACTGCCGGCCGAAGGTCCGATTCGAGGATCTGCGCGTCGATGAGGTCGTGGACGAAACGAGCGGACGCAGTAGGCGAAAGTCGTGGGTGATGGTGGACGATCGCATCGCGGACCTCGTGGATCGTCATTGGGTCTGTCGTCTCCGTGATGGCCGTCATCAATGGTGCTGTCGGATCGACCGAAACGAGGCGAAAATCACGGGCGCGCTCGCGCGCGCCCGTGTGGCCTTCGACGTAGCGCAACTCATCGCCGTTCGAAGAGATTGACGAATTTCGCCGGAACCGCAGGACGTCACGAACGTGGCGATCTGTCTCGAGTGTCTCGCCCAGGGCGCCAAGATAGTGCATGTCGAGCCGTGAGCGCCGAATGCATTCATCCGTCGATCCGAGCACGAATGATGAGGTGTCCCCAATGGCCGCCGCCGTGCAAGCCGCGAACAGCCCAAAGGGGGTCGGACGAGCTGCCATACGCGCTATGTATCGCGAGGCGATCGCCTCGACGTCACGTGCCCGGGGTGCATCGGGGTTCTCGAGCCATGCGTCGATGGCCGAGTCGAGGCTCGGCGAGGCGAGGAACAATGCCTCCCGCACCATCGGGTCGGCAAAAAGACGACCTAGTGCAGACCGATCCAAACCTTCGCAAAGTATACGGAATGGCAGAAGTGGTGTGCGAATCACGCATGCGCCGTGGTGGTCGTACCCCTCGAGGAAGCTTTCGTGTCGGCTCATCGTCTCGGTGCTCGAATTTCCTGATGCGCGAGAGGTCCTTCAGATACTGGAACGGGTTCGCCGCGAATGTCGCGGGCAAGGGCGCGTTCTCGAGAATTCTCGGGATGTCGCGACGATGTTCTCTGGGAGAACGGCGTGGCCCTCTGAACCCACGGCATAGCACGAGTTTGGCCAGTCCTCCGTGTTGCGCGTCTGACGGTCGGTAGGATTCAAAAGCTACCACGGATCCCGAAACGAAATTGTCGCGGCTCTTGATACTGGTTTGCGCTTCCAAAGTTGGGATTGACTTGCTGAGCGCTCAATGCGCCCCCGGTCGCTGTCTTGACACCGTTGGCAAGGTCGGCGCGAGAACCGTTCGGGATGGGGAGCACGTCCGCGCGGGTGTACCTCTCATCTCTCCCGAGTACGGCATCGAAGTTCAATAGGTTGAAAATATCGACTGCGACCGATAAAGAGACGCCACTTTCGAAGCGCCACATGTATCCGACATGCGTGTTGGCGCTGGAGGTCCATGGCAATCGTTCTCCGCTTCCACGCGGAAGAATGTAGACCTCATCCGGCCCATAAATCGGGTGCGAGCCGAGAAAGTTCGTCGGCGCTCCGGAGCGTGCTTGAATCGAGCCACCAAGGGTCAAGAGGGACGTGCGCGACAGCGCGAAATCCTTGGCCGCGTAGACTTTGATGCTGTGCCGTCGATCGCCAGGAAGGTCGCCAACCTGATTGACGAGCATGGACTTCAAGTCGAACGTCGTCGTGGAGTTCGGATCGAGCTGGGCAGTCTCTGGCTTGTACAGCCCAGCGAGGTTTCCCCGCAACCACGACAAAGTGTAGCTGATCTGCGCTAGCCACCCATCCGCGAATGTCTTCATGAAGTACGCAGTGCCAGAATCATAGTTCCGTATTGCTTCCGGGAATTCTCGCGCGATGCCCTTGCCGGGGTTCCCGACGAAGTAGCTTGCCGTCTCATCGTTGCTCATGCTTTCGACGGCGTTGTTCAACCATCGGCGGACGTAGGTTGCGCCGATGCGGCCGTTTTTTACGAGTTCGTACTCGCCACCAGCGGTGACTTCGCTCGTAGACTGCGGGCTGAGATCTGGGTCGACGACAACCTTTCCGCTGACATAGGGGCCATAGGTGCGATCCGGAAGCCCACGCGAGCCCCAGCCACCTTTCGCGTTGAAATGCTGGCGAGCTTCGTCCGACTGGCACACACGAACCATGCTGGGATTCAAGGGGTCGCAGGCAGCGCCCCTGGCCGTTGAAAGGACGTGAGATTCACCGGTTCCGCGGTCAGCAATGTTGAGAGGAACGCTCTCATAATACCGTGCATAGCTGGCGAATATTTTCGATCGTCCGTGCTGCGTGGGATCGAAGATGGCACCGATACGTGGGGACACTTGGTGTGGAAAACTCATGAAGAGCTTACCATCCGTGCCTATTAGAAATTGGCTGTCGTACCGAATGCCTGCATTGACCGTGATTTTGTCAGCGATGGCCCAGGTTTCCTGAACGAAGCCGCCAACGTTGATGCTATTCGAACGTGTTACGAGGCGGTCAATGAAGACCGGATCGTCGGGGCCCTTCAGGTAGCCGTAGCCGCGCCATTCGTCGAAGCGCGTCCCATTGCTGGATTCCGAGTATAGGCGGGTGCCGGAGTAGCCTCGGTTGTGCCAGGAGGTCGACAATTCGAGGTCGGCACCAACCTTGACGATGTGGTGCCCGAGGCCCTTTGCAAGTATCGTGAGAACGGACTTTGCTGCGTAGGTATCGAGCACTTGTTCGTCCGTAAACCCGGGACCGCCCGCGCGATACGTCTGCATCGGGCACGTCGGGAGCGAGAGTCGCGTTCCGTCGGCCTTGACCGCCGCGAACGTTCCACAACCGGGTACATTCTCGAAATCGCTCAGGTCGTGATAACTGGGAATGCTTCGGCGATAGCTTGATATGCCGGGCACTGCCGAGAACCCCAATCCGCTTCCAATTGCAAAACCGTCCGCTCCCAGTGAGCCGTCGAGCTCATGGTGCCATCCGAGCGTCGTTTCCAGGTTCTTGGACTTGTTGTCGAACGACGAAACCCAATTCAAGATCGTGTCGTACGCTCCCAGGTACCGAGTTCGCGCCAGTCCAGAATATGAACCGGCGAGATTCTGCTCATTCAGGGCATATTCGACGAGGCCTGTATTCGGATTGAGGGCGAACTCGCCCGAGCCCCCCGCAGTCATGGGGGTTGCGGCAAAGGTCAACGCGAATTTGTTGTTTGCATCGTGTCGATAATCTAGTTTTGCGAACAACTGGTACGATGTTGCCGTGGCCTTGTAGCGTTGGCTCAAACCCGGCAGCTCCGACGTGCCCGTCGGGCTCCCGTCGGCGGCATAAGCGGACTTGTAGACGCTCCTGTCGAGGTTGTATACCGTTCGGGCAACGTCGAAGCCAACGTAATACCAGAGTCGATCTTTGATGATTGGTCCACTTTGGTCGAAGCCGATGTCGTAGACATTGGCCAGCGATCGGCGCGTTTGAACCGCAGTGCCCGTAAAGTACGGGTACTGACGTGCGCCTTCTAGGTTGCCTGGTGTCCAGTTCGCCCATGCGGAACCGTGATATTCGTTCGACCCGGACTTGGTGACGACGTTCAAAACGCCTCCTGTCGACCGACCGTATTCGGGCATGTAGCCACTTGATAGAACATTGAGCTCTTTGACGAATTCCATCGATAGGGGCGCACCATTCGTGCCGTACTTTGGGCTGTTTGTGCGCATCCCATCGATGACGTACGAATTCTCCGGTGACGTCGTCCCGTTGATTGACGTGCCGTACAGGTCTGCGTGCGCCCCTGGCGCCGCCTGCGCCACGGACTCGAAGCTCCGTTGTGCACCGCCGCTTGCGCCCGGGGTGACGAGCGGAATGCGTGACACGAAGTCCGCATTGACGTTGGTACCGCCGGTGGTGGAGCCAACATCAATCGTGGGCGCATGAGCCGTCACGCTGACTTCCTGCGCCGATAGCGATTCGGGCAAGAGATCGGCGTCGAGGCGAATGGTGGCATCGGCTCGTAATTGAATCTGGTCGCGCGCGTAAAGCCGGTAACCAGGCTTCTCGAGGCGCAATGTGTAGGTGCCCGGAGGCAATGACGGGATCCGATAGGTTCCCGTGTCGTCCGTCGAGACGACCTGCTCACCCTGGAGGGCGAGCGAGGTCAGGGCGACGACGGTATCGGCCAATCCCCGTCCCGAAGACGCGTCGACAATTTTGCCCGTTAGGACGGCCGCACCTTGCTGCGCATTCGCAGCGGTGACGGTGGTGGCGGCGATGAAGAAAGCCGCGATTGAAGGACCGAAGTGGGGTCGAAAGAGTCCCAATCTCATTATGCTCCGAACAGCGTGACGGTATGCGGGGGAAGGGCTGGCGGAATTGGACTTGTCCAAGACGCCTAGCGGAATAGCCATGCACACCGCAGGCCGGCAAGGCCTGCTGAAGAATGCTCTCGGCGTTGCCGGATGTCTCTCGGCCGGGAGCCTCCCAGCCCTCGGCATGCCGACCGTTCGCCACGGGCGCCAGCCCCCCCCCGGATTTTGACGTCGTCGCGAAAATCGGACAGCGAATTGACGGACTCTTCCGTAGCCTTCGCCTTGACGCTCCAGGCACCAGGGCGGCATCATCCGGCCCGGGGAAGAATGCCGATGCAGCCGTCGCGCCTGTCGATTTCCGAGCGGGCCTTGGCGCGCGTCGGGAAAGTAGTCCAGCAAAAATATGTGATCACGCGTCTCGTCGGCGTCGGCGGGATGGCGGCGGTCTACGCGGCAAAGCATCGCAATGGCAACCGCGTCGCCATCAAGTATCTGCTTGATCATTTCGCCGGTGACAACGACGTCCTGAATCTCTTTCGTCGCGAGGCTTACGTCGCGAATCATGTCGATCATCCTGGAGCCGTTCCCGTCCTCGATGACGATGTCGATGACGAAGGCGCCGCATTTTTAATCATGCCGCTTCTCGAAGGGGAGACGCTCCGTGCTCGTTGGGAGCGAGCCGGTCGCCGTCTGTCCGTCGGTGAGGTGGCGGTCATCACGGCCGACGTACTCGATGTGCTTGCCGCCGCACACGCGAAGGGCATCGTGCATCGGGACATCAAGCCCGACAACCTCTTCGTAACCACCACCGGGAGCGTGCGCGTTCTCGACTTCGGAATCGCGCGTCGAAACGACATCGACGGAGGCGGCACGGTTACCGGACGCATCATCGGTACGCCGGGCTTCATGGCGCCCGAGCAGGCGCTGGCCGACCGGAATGCCCTCGGACCGCACAGCGATTGTTGGTCGGTGGGGGCGACGATGTTCGCCCTCTTGGCCGGTGAATTCGTCCATCAGTACGATAGCGCGCCCGCGCAACTTGCCGCCGCGGCGACGAAGAAGGCGCGCTCGTTGCGGGAGCTCTTGCCTAATTTGCCGGACCCCATCGTGCAATTCGTGGATAAGTCGCTCGCATTCGATCCCGCCGATCGATGGCGGTCGGCTGCCGAGATGCGCGCTGCCATGTCGGATGCGTTCGCCGAGTCACTCGGGCAGCCTGTCGATGCATTGGCGACCCGGATCCGCAAGGAGCTCAGTGCCGAGCTGGTGTCGCACGCACTCGAGACGCAACGAGAGGCGCTCGAACCTTCCGGGCGACCGGACGCCAAAGATGCCGCAGCGTCGAACCCGACAGCGAAAGCGACAGCCGCGGCGCCGGATGCCCAGCCGCCCAGAGGCGATGGCGGTCCCACCGTGATGGCAGCCGGAGTCGTGCCCAAGCCCACACGGCCCGGTCGGGGTACTCGCAGCATGACTGCGGCAGGCATCGCGGCATTGGCGCTTGGTGTGGGCGTTTTTCTCGCCGCCGCTGCAAATCGAAGTGCAACGAAGCAGGACGCACCGCCGACACCCACGGCGGAAAAGGCAGAGGACGAGGTGACATCGAGTGACCCGCGCGCCATCGCCGAATTCAAGGCGGGACTCCAGAGCATGCGGGATGCTTCGAAATGGACGGCGGGCAAGCACTTTGCGCGGGCGATTGAGCTCGATCCAACGTTGGCTCCAGCACACCTTTACTCGATCTGGATACCGCCCGTGCCGAATGACTTTGCACGTGCTCACTACCGCGCCGCCTCCGAGCACCGCAGTAGTTTAGGAGCCCGTGATCGGGCTCTGCTCGAAGCGTACGGACCCGCGATGGCGGTCCCTCCGGATCTCCA encodes:
- a CDS encoding protein kinase yields the protein MQPSRLSISERALARVGKVVQQKYVITRLVGVGGMAAVYAAKHRNGNRVAIKYLLDHFAGDNDVLNLFRREAYVANHVDHPGAVPVLDDDVDDEGAAFLIMPLLEGETLRARWERAGRRLSVGEVAVITADVLDVLAAAHAKGIVHRDIKPDNLFVTTTGSVRVLDFGIARRNDIDGGGTVTGRIIGTPGFMAPEQALADRNALGPHSDCWSVGATMFALLAGEFVHQYDSAPAQLAAAATKKARSLRELLPNLPDPIVQFVDKSLAFDPADRWRSAAEMRAAMSDAFAESLGQPVDALATRIRKELSAELVSHALETQREALEPSGRPDAKDAAASNPTAKATAAAPDAQPPRGDGGPTVMAAGVVPKPTRPGRGTRSMTAAGIAALALGVGVFLAAAANRSATKQDAPPTPTAEKAEDEVTSSDPRAIAEFKAGLQSMRDASKWTAGKHFARAIELDPTLAPAHLYSIWIPPVPNDFARAHYRAASEHRSSLGARDRALLEAYGPAMAVPPDLQDSERRLAEVRRAFPSDWRVLRALAYTQILRSNFTDAIAVLDDLIGQDPSLAMAWADKGHALSLQDDIPGTRDAFAECLQISRYGEKCLDMMWELEANEGHCSEGEGYARTLMSVSSPIPLFALELADMIQARGGAVESVRQALEHARKLAPEAQRDALQFQYETHLDVLNGSFAAAERDLDRWDKAIADDRYEEDHGRLAKMRFYLAMELGDRDKAARLAREYLAKRDAWLASPYFDFEVWALRVQYLAGGLSREAYRKRREAWLARDEAAHPQYCALPSLRWTLSYALAVADREDAQEALGALPRYGITDHRTRAVDSDDGLGFVYLLTDDIQRALPYLRRGAASCTALDYPFEHTWVNSHLGTALERVGDVPGACAAYDRVLARWGREARSVTAKLARQRRAALACPTAAR